The genomic segment CCTGGATGTGATGCCGCACGTGCTGGTCGTAGCGCCGCATGGCGCGTTCGTCGCCCCCGGCCAGGATCGCCTTCGAGAGGGCCTTCGCTCCGTCGAAGGCCAGCAACAGACCGCTCGAGAAGACAGGATCCACGAAACCGAAGGTGTCGCCTAGCAATACCCAACCGTTCCCGAAGCCTCGCTTCGAGACCAGTTGATAGTTCGTGTACTTGAGCACGGAAGTAATGCGCCGGGGTGAGTCTCCCCAGAGCTTGATCACAGGCTCTCGGGCCAGGATTGCGTCGAACTGCTCCTCGAGACTCGCACCCAGGGATTTCACGTAATCCGAATCGGCCACGAAGCCCACGGACATCTTCCCGGGCAGGGGGATGCGCCAGCTCCATCCGTGACTGAGGGTATCCGTATGAACATTGCCTTCGATCACCTGGGCAACGCCGTCGCAATGCGCGAAGAGTGCCGTATCCCTGCGGTCACCGTGCTGATAGGGGAGATCGAGCAGGTTCGGAAGCATGCGCGGGCGCCCACTGGCATCCACGATGAGATCAGGCTGGCCCTCGAAGACGTCCTTCGTGTGGCCGAGGGTCTCCGGAGTGAGCTGCACCCGATCCGATTTGCCCACCCGCTCGACCCGCGCCGTCTCTCGCACCAGCTTGGCGCCGGAGCGCGCCGCTACCTCGGAGATGGAGGCGTCGAGCTTGTCGCGCGGAACGTTGTAGGAGTAGCTGGTCTTCGCACCGCGCACCTCCGCGAACCTGAAGCTCAAGCTCTCTTCGCTGTTGAAGATGAAGCTCGCCCCTTCCTTGAAGGTGCTGTAACTGCGCACCTCATCCTCGATTCCGAGCTCGGCGAGGAACGGAACGGTGGCCGGGACGAGGGATTCACCGACGATGATCGGCGGCCGGTTGCCCTTGTCGAAGAGCACGACCTTCCGGCCGGCGCGGCCCAGATAGAAAGCAAGGGCGGAGCCTGCCGGGCCACCGCCGATGATGGCTACGCTGCGAATTCGGCTGCCCATGTCGGCGAACGCTAGGGAACGGAAAATCGACGGGCAAGCTGAGTTTCGTGCGAATCCGACCTGCAGGGCCGTGACGGCTCATCCTCCCCCGACAGGTTGGCGAATTGCCACACTCCGATCTCGGGTGCCTCGAGCATTCCGGCCATCATCAGAGCTTCCGCGGCTTCGATCCGTCTTCTATCTTCCACCCCCGGTGAGCACCACAACGCTGGACGTAGCCATCATCGGCGGAGGCATGGCGGGAAGCCTGCTGGCACGCCAGCTCTCCCGGACCCTTCCCGGCCGGCGAATCGCCGTATTCGACAAGAAGACCCGCTTCTCGCTGAATATCGGCGAGTCGATGGTCGAAATCGCCAGCCACTACTTCGTGAAGAGGCTGGGGCTCGGCAGCTACCTCTACGACCGCCACTACCCGAAGAACGGCCTGCGCTTCTTCTTCGACAGCCCGGAGCTGGACGTTCCTCTACAGGAAATGAGCGAGATCGGCTCGGCCGGGATCCCGTTGATTCCCGCGTTCCAGATCGATCGCAGCCGGCTAGAAGCCGACCTGATCGGCATGAACCGGCAAGCCGGCATCGATGTGCGGCTGGGAACGAAGGTGGAGAAGATCGAGTGCGGCGAAGAGGGGCGGAACCACCGCCTGGTGGTCTCGACCGGTGGAGAGTCGGAGACGATCGAGAGCCGCTGGCTCGTGGACGCCAGTGGGCGCAACCGGATGCTCGCACGCCAGTTCGAGCTGAACGTTCCGGTGGACGACCTCGACAACGCGTCGGTCTGGGGCTGGTTCGAAGGCGTCAAGGATATCGACAGCCTCGGTCCCGATTCCTTCCGGGAGCGCGTGCGTTGGACTCCGCGCCGACTTTCGACCCTCCACTTCCTGGCGCGCGGGTATTGGATCTGGTTCATCCCGCTACAGAACGGACTCACCAGCATCGGCGTGGTTTGTGATCGCGGCCGCTTCGACATGGACTGGCGCACGACCGAGGGATTCGTCGAATTCCTGCGCAGCCACCGCGCCGTGGCCTCCTTGCTCCAGGATGCCAAGGTGGTCGAGACCCAATGCTTCATGCACCTGGCCTACGGCACGAAGCGCTTCTACAGCCCGAACCGCTGGGCACTGGCAGGAGAAGCCTCGGCATTCCCAGATCCGTTCTACAGCCCGGGCGCCGACTTCATCGCGCTCGGAAACGACTTCACCGCGGACTTGATCGTCCGGGACCTCGGAGGCGAGGACGCAGAAGCCCTCGGTGCTCGCGTGGATCTCTACGATGAATTCATGCAGTTTCGAGTCGAGGCAGCGATGCGCCTCTATCGGGATCAGTACTCGGTGCTGGGAAGCTACGAGCTCTGCAAGCTCAAATGGGATTTCGATGTCGCCTGCTACTACAACCTCTGGGTCTCATCCTACTTCCAGGACAAGCACCTGAACGCCCGCCAGCTCAAGCGCCAACTGATCCAACGCAACTACGTTCTCACTGCACTCTCGAACTTTGCCTCCTTCTTCCAGAGGATCGACGAGCACCTGACCAGCTGCGGAACCTATCATCGCGCAAACCGAGGTCACTTCTCCGACGGTCAAGACCTGTTGGGCTTCGCAGGAGAAATAGGCACTCCCACGACCGACAAGGAAGAACTGCGCAGGACCGAGCGGATCTTCAACGCTGTCCGGGACCGGGGCCTCGATCTGCTGGAAGGCGTCTCCGAGCCTGCAGAACGGGAGCCCAGGCCGCTGACCTGGTTCATGGCGCCCCGGAAGCTCGAAGAGGGATGAGCCGGAGACCCATGAGTCTCTCTCGGTAGGGATCGCTGGTCTACAGGTCGAACTTCGCCCCACGCGGTGCCCAGATGCCGAGCGCCTTCCAGAGCGGCGTCCAGCGCTCGTTCAGGATGCCGAGTTCCCAGCACAATTCACGCGGTTTCGACAACGCGGCACGAGCCATCAGGGCTCCTGACGAACCTCGTCCATAGGCTTCCTTGATCGTCGCCTTCGGGATGCCATAGGTTTCGATGATCTGGCGGGAGGGTCGCATCATCAGCGCCGATGCGATCTTCAGAACGATCGCAGACCGCAACCGCAGCAGGAAGAGCTTCGGGCCTCGGACTTCCGGCACATGCCGGAGCAGGTAGTGGCGCGCAAAGGCCATATGCCGCGCCTCTTCCGTGATATGAATGCGACTGATGCGCTCGATCAACGGATGGAGTTCGTGATCGCTCGCGACCGCACGGCGCTGTACCCAATCGATCGGATCCTCTCCGCTCAGCACGAAGATGAAGAAGAGCTCGGGGAACCAACGTCCGAACCCGATCACCTGACGCGCGCCGAGCTTCAGGACCGGAGGCGGTTTCACGTCGAGGCCCGTGCGCAACACGAACTCGTGGAAGAAGAGCGAATGATGCGCCTCTTCGATGACCTCGTGGTAGCAGTAGCGGAACTCGGGAGCATCATCTGGCAGCCGTGCCGCAAACTCGAGCAACCCGCGCTTGAGGACGCTCTCGAACGACCATCCGATCCGTGCGAAGGTCGCCACCATATGCAGGCCAATCCTCGCACGTGTCTCCGCGGGAAGGCTGCGGTACCAGGCCGTACGCCCGAGCGGATCGTCCTCGGGAATCGCGAAGCGCGGGTCGGAGGGGTCGACCGCGTACTCAGGATCCTCCCACGGGATGTCCGCATAGGCATCGAAATGCTTCGTCACGGATTGCTGGGAAAGCTTCGCCAGCAGTCGCTCGTACGCCCCGCCGTCGGGAGCTCCCTGCTTTTCTTCCTGGGGCAGCTCGGCCGTGAATGTCGTCGCAGTCATGGTCTTTCCTCTCCTGCCGGTAGGGCTCCTGATAGGAGCGCTGCCAGCTCGGGGGCGCGTTCCGGTGAGGGCGCATCGAAGAAGCGTCCGAGTTCCGGGTTCAGGCGGATGGCGATCAGGAACGCGGTCGCGCGCCGGATGTCCACGAAGGCGTCGTCCAGCGACAAACCGTCGGGATCGATCTCGCGACCGAGCGCAATGCCGTCGAGCATCGCCAACAGAGCGGAAGCGACGCCATCCGCGTCGGGCACGTCGAGACCGAGCGCATCCCGTATGCCCTGGACGATGGCGGCCCGTGCCTGATCCATGAGCCTTTGCAGGCTCGCGCGGATCTCGGGCTTTTCAGCAGCGACCTCGAGCGCCAGGATCTGGATCAGCTTCAGGATCCAGGGCTTCTCTTCCAGCATGGCGCGCATGCCGAGCAGCGCACGATCGAGGCGTGCCGCCGGCTCGCCTGCCTGTCGCGACGCCTCGGAGATTCCTTCGATCCAGGCACCGGCCGCGCGCTCGACGACTGCCGCGAGCAATCCCTCTTTGTTGCCGAAGTGGTAGTAGATGGCGGTCTTCGCGATGCCAGAACTCTCGGCGACGCGGTCTACGCCAGTGCCGGCGTAGCCTCTGGCCGCGAACAGCTCCGTGGCAGAAGCAAGGATTCGCTCTCTACTCAGAAGGCTTCTGCGTTGCGGTGTCGACATCGGGATGGATCCTGAATCGTACGTACTAGTCTGTACTATATAGGATTGATTGTCAACCACTAGCCAGAGTCCGGACGGAAAGCAGGGCACGGTGCCTTGGCGCGAGAGCACCGGGGCTACTGGATCGCGACTTCCTTCAGGAGATCCAGATTGTCCAGGGCCCGCCCGGCACCGTGGACGACCGCGGTGAAGGGATCCTCGCTGCGAAGGATCGGCAGCTTGGTCTCCTGGCGAAGGATCTGGTCGAGATCGTTCAGCAGCGAACCACCTCCCACGAGCATGATGCCGCGGTCGATGATGTCGGCAGCGAGTTCGGGCGGCGTGCGCTCGAGGGTCAGGTGGACCGTTTCGACGATCTGGCCGATGGGCTCGAGGAGCGCCTCACGGATCTCCTCGCTGGTCGTCACGACGACCTTCGGAATTCCGGCGACCAGGTCTCGCCCCTTGATCTCCTGGGTCTCTGTCTTCGCGGTGGGAGAGGCCGTGGCGATGTTCACCTTGCAGGCCTCGGCACTGCGCTCACCGATCAACATGTTGTATTTGCGCTTCACGTAGTTGATGATCGCCTCGTCCATTGCGTCGCCACCGCAGCGGATGGAGCGACTGGCGACGATGCCTGAGAGCGAGATCACCGCCACGTCGGTGGTGCCACCACCGATGTCGACGACCATGTTGCCGGTGGCCGCGGTCACATCGAGGCCCGCACCGATCGCGGCCGCCATCGGCTCTTCGATCAGGTAGACCTCGCGAGCTCCCGCCGAAAGAGCGGATTCGCGCACAGCGCGCTTCTCGACACTGGTGATGCAGGGCGGAACGCAGATCGCGATCCGCGGCCGCACCAGCTTGCGCCGGTTGTGCGCGCGCTGGATGAAATAACGAAGCATGGCCTCGGTGATCTCGAAATCCGCGATCACGCCGTCCTTGATCGGACGAATCGCACGAATACCGCCGGGCGTGCGCCCGAGCATCTCCTTTGCCTCGTGGCCCACGGCGAGGACCCTCTCGCCCCGGCCGCTGTGATCCTGGGCAACGGCCACGACCGAAGGCTCAGAACAGATCAAGCCTTTGCCCTTGGCATACACCAAGGTGTTGGCCGTACCGAGATCGATGGCCAGGTCGCTGGAGAAGAGGCCGGCAATGGCATCGAGCATGAAGATCGCCTCTCGCGAGTCCCGGCTCCGGGATGGACCGGGGAGCTCTCTCCGTATCGGCACCGGGCGGCAGGAGTTGAGTGACACGCACCCGGAAGTGGGCGGAATTGCGCAGGAAATGCGCGCTCAGCCGATGCGCAGGGAGCCGGCAGCGAGGCTGGAAGAACTACGGCCGAGCGGGTGTTTCC from the bacterium genome contains:
- a CDS encoding NAD(P)/FAD-dependent oxidoreductase, with the protein product MSTTTLDVAIIGGGMAGSLLARQLSRTLPGRRIAVFDKKTRFSLNIGESMVEIASHYFVKRLGLGSYLYDRHYPKNGLRFFFDSPELDVPLQEMSEIGSAGIPLIPAFQIDRSRLEADLIGMNRQAGIDVRLGTKVEKIECGEEGRNHRLVVSTGGESETIESRWLVDASGRNRMLARQFELNVPVDDLDNASVWGWFEGVKDIDSLGPDSFRERVRWTPRRLSTLHFLARGYWIWFIPLQNGLTSIGVVCDRGRFDMDWRTTEGFVEFLRSHRAVASLLQDAKVVETQCFMHLAYGTKRFYSPNRWALAGEASAFPDPFYSPGADFIALGNDFTADLIVRDLGGEDAEALGARVDLYDEFMQFRVEAAMRLYRDQYSVLGSYELCKLKWDFDVACYYNLWVSSYFQDKHLNARQLKRQLIQRNYVLTALSNFASFFQRIDEHLTSCGTYHRANRGHFSDGQDLLGFAGEIGTPTTDKEELRRTERIFNAVRDRGLDLLEGVSEPAEREPRPLTWFMAPRKLEEG
- a CDS encoding diiron oxygenase, whose translation is MTATTFTAELPQEEKQGAPDGGAYERLLAKLSQQSVTKHFDAYADIPWEDPEYAVDPSDPRFAIPEDDPLGRTAWYRSLPAETRARIGLHMVATFARIGWSFESVLKRGLLEFAARLPDDAPEFRYCYHEVIEEAHHSLFFHEFVLRTGLDVKPPPVLKLGARQVIGFGRWFPELFFIFVLSGEDPIDWVQRRAVASDHELHPLIERISRIHITEEARHMAFARHYLLRHVPEVRGPKLFLLRLRSAIVLKIASALMMRPSRQIIETYGIPKATIKEAYGRGSSGALMARAALSKPRELCWELGILNERWTPLWKALGIWAPRGAKFDL
- a CDS encoding rod shape-determining protein; its protein translation is MLDAIAGLFSSDLAIDLGTANTLVYAKGKGLICSEPSVVAVAQDHSGRGERVLAVGHEAKEMLGRTPGGIRAIRPIKDGVIADFEITEAMLRYFIQRAHNRRKLVRPRIAICVPPCITSVEKRAVRESALSAGAREVYLIEEPMAAAIGAGLDVTAATGNMVVDIGGGTTDVAVISLSGIVASRSIRCGGDAMDEAIINYVKRKYNMLIGERSAEACKVNIATASPTAKTETQEIKGRDLVAGIPKVVVTTSEEIREALLEPIGQIVETVHLTLERTPPELAADIIDRGIMLVGGGSLLNDLDQILRQETKLPILRSEDPFTAVVHGAGRALDNLDLLKEVAIQ
- a CDS encoding TetR/AcrR family transcriptional regulator is translated as MSTPQRRSLLSRERILASATELFAARGYAGTGVDRVAESSGIAKTAIYYHFGNKEGLLAAVVERAAGAWIEGISEASRQAGEPAARLDRALLGMRAMLEEKPWILKLIQILALEVAAEKPEIRASLQRLMDQARAAIVQGIRDALGLDVPDADGVASALLAMLDGIALGREIDPDGLSLDDAFVDIRRATAFLIAIRLNPELGRFFDAPSPERAPELAALLSGALPAGEERP
- a CDS encoding NAD(P)/FAD-dependent oxidoreductase, with the translated sequence MGSRIRSVAIIGGGPAGSALAFYLGRAGRKVVLFDKGNRPPIIVGESLVPATVPFLAELGIEDEVRSYSTFKEGASFIFNSEESLSFRFAEVRGAKTSYSYNVPRDKLDASISEVAARSGAKLVRETARVERVGKSDRVQLTPETLGHTKDVFEGQPDLIVDASGRPRMLPNLLDLPYQHGDRRDTALFAHCDGVAQVIEGNVHTDTLSHGWSWRIPLPGKMSVGFVADSDYVKSLGASLEEQFDAILAREPVIKLWGDSPRRITSVLKYTNYQLVSKRGFGNGWVLLGDTFGFVDPVFSSGLLLAFDGAKALSKAILAGGDERAMRRYDQHVRHHIQAWQKTIDHFYDGRLFTLFKVGEVVRHTPIGRMMDFHFRKHVPRVFTGEASSKRYSPALVDFMCRYALMDNDPSTLAIR